A single genomic interval of Carassius gibelio isolate Cgi1373 ecotype wild population from Czech Republic chromosome A22, carGib1.2-hapl.c, whole genome shotgun sequence harbors:
- the vasna gene encoding vasorin a encodes MRPLSPLSHLILFHLLCGSLSSRCPQECSCSTGDSIFCVQKNLSYIPRGLPSSTMYLYVFQNNINTLQKQGFVELGKLGMLDLSQNALTQIPDGVFSPLSSLKNLDLSSNHITYISKDSFAGLVNLERLYLYSNQIQSIHPAAFEGLENLLELKLQGNQIRALPALQLPRLLHLDLSYNSIPPIGPEDLKTPHLESLKIAGLRLTSLDEELLSSLVNLHVLDVSQNLLVEIQPTLKAMGGLRNLNLTGNPLRSLKQEDFQNLVNLLELDLSNLNLQGFPDGFFNIFPKLEKLTAAENPFNCLCPLAWFPVWLKDANVELLRIEETRCHFPPVNSGEVLAKLEHKDFGCPTTTTELTSTGTSSTTSKPTNSTTPSSTTHAISPEPPSEMPSDTDSIPLSHSTAFPKEMIKDSEEEDIMCPSNICLNGGTCIFDSNGGVLCLCPPSMSGLYCETQNPSFLTSPSPRVSIETIATVQPNTISSLHITSTSISLDLHHYIHTRMHIRGIRLTYRNLSGPDQRPIHLNVPPTYPEYTLRGLQPNSTYSVCASPLGEPVHVSASACMEARTAGIPSFSQEPSVDKTQTSSSLIPIMTAVAVVMVVAIIATVVVIHRRRRSKAPVDMDLHETSPLELEGMKTSPENGLTHPKQPNITPCPSIVQSSLEYEAPLIQGQCPANNNVACMKPLYV; translated from the coding sequence ATGCGGCCGTTATCTCCCCTGTCTCATCTCATTTTGTTTCACCTACTGTGCGGATCTCTGAGCAGCAGATGTCCTCAAGAGTGCTCATGCAGCACCGGTGATTCTATCTTCTGTGTCCAGAAGAACTTGAGCTACATTCCTCGTGGCCTCCCCTCCTCCACAATGTACCTCTATGTGTTTCAGAACAACATCAACACCTTGCAAAAGCAGGGTTTTGTAGAGCTTGGCAAGCTTGGAATGCTGGACTTGAGTCAGAATGCACTCACTCAAATCCCTGATGGGGTGTTCAGCCCACTCTCCTCTCTAAAAAACCTGGATCTCTCCTCAAACCACATTACCTACATTTCCAAAGACAGCTTTGCTGGACTGGTCAACCTGGAAAGGCTGTATCTCTACAGCAACCAGATTCAGAGCATTCACCCAGCTGCCTTTGAGGGACTAGAGAACTTACTTGAGCTAAAGCTACAGGGGAATCAGATTAGAGCTTTGCCAGCTCTGCAACTGCCCAGACTGCTCCACTTGGACCTTAGTTATAATAGTATCCCACCTATTGGACCTGAAGATTTAAAGACACCACACCTTGAGTCTCTTAAAATAGCTGGACTGCGGCTGACCAGTCTGGATGAGGAGCTGTTAAGCAGTCTAGTGAACCTACATGTTCTGGATGTTTCCCAGAACCTGCTCGTAGAGATACAACCTACGCTGAAGGCAATGGGGGGCCTACGAAACCTCAATTTAACTGGGAATCCTTTGCGATCCCTTAAACAAGAAGACTTCCAAAATCTGGTTAATTTGCTAGAGCTTGACTTGAGCAACCTTAATTTGCAAGGCTTCCCCGATGGCTTCTTCAACATTTTCCCCAAACTTGAGAAGCTCACTGCAGCTGAAAACCCCTTTAACTGCCTCTGCCCACTGGCCTGGTTTCCAGTATGGCTAAAGGATGCAAATGTAGAACTGTTGAGAATAGAGGAGACTCGTTGCCACTTTCCACCAGTAAACTCAGGAGAGGTTTTGGCGAAATTGGAGCATAAAGATTTTGGCTGTCCCACAACGACCACTGAGTTAACAAGCACTGGGACAAGTAGTACTACAAGCAAGCCCACAAACTCCACCACACCATCAAGCACAACGCACGCCATTTCCCCGGAGCCACCAAGTGAGATGCCCTCAGACACAGACAGCATCCCTCTTTCCCATTCCACTGCCTTCCCCAAAGAAATGATAAAAGATTCTGAAGAAGAAGACATCATGTGCCCTTCCAATATCTGTCTGAATGGTGGAACATGCATATTTGACTCAAATGGGGGGGTTCTTTGCCTGTGTCCTCCTTCAATGTCAGGACTCTACTGTGAGACGCAAAACCCAAGCTTCCTTACTTCGCCTTCACCTAGAGTTTCTATCGAGACCATTGCTACAGTCCAGCCCAACACAATCAGCTCACTTCATATAACCAGTACTTCCATTTCATTAGACCTTCACCATTACATCCACACAAGAATGCACATCCGTGGAATCCGTCTGACTTACCGAAACTTGTCAGGCCCAGACCAGCGGCCAATACATCTCAATGTGCCTCCAACTTACCCCGAATACACGCTTAGAGGGCTACAGCCAAATAGCACCTATTCTGTATGTGCCAGCCCTCTGGGAGAGCCTGTCCATGTCTCGGCTAGTGCCTGCATGGAGGCTCGCACAGCAGGAATCCCATCCTTCTCCCAAGAGCCAAGTGTTGACAAGACCCAAACCTCTTCCTCTCTCATACCAATCATGACCGCTGTGGCAGTGGTGATGGTTGTGGCCATTATAGCTACTGTGGTAGTCATCCACCGCAGGAGGAGATCCAAGGCTCCAGTAGATATGGACTTACATGAGACATCTCCTCTGGAGTTAGAGGGAATGAAAACCAGTCCAGAGAATGGTCTGACACATCCAAAACAACCCAACATCACCCCTTGCCCATCAATAGTGCAAAGTAGCTTGGAATACGAGGCACCTTTAATACAAGGGCAGTGTCCAGCCAACAATAATGTAGCTTGTATGAAACCTTTGTATGTGTAA